A single window of Granulicella mallensis MP5ACTX8 DNA harbors:
- a CDS encoding S24/S26 family peptidase yields the protein MTGDVMPVGLQQRSALGCELVAEVAHSFGEVCLQVTGSSMIPAIWPGDVVAVRRSDLGELRPGQIVLYRQERGLVAHRIVHIQGNLLTTRGDTLRHDDPPVKASDLVGQVLSLVRKGQRVNLRQSSWQCISASLLRHSDLCLRMTLRLGLRLRRQGTEEMA from the coding sequence GTGACGGGCGATGTCATGCCTGTGGGGTTGCAGCAGCGCTCGGCATTGGGTTGTGAGCTGGTTGCCGAGGTGGCTCACAGCTTCGGTGAGGTCTGCCTCCAGGTCACAGGCTCCAGCATGATTCCGGCGATCTGGCCGGGCGATGTGGTTGCCGTCCGGCGCTCTGATCTGGGAGAGTTGCGGCCTGGCCAGATTGTTTTATATCGACAGGAAAGAGGGCTGGTGGCTCACCGGATCGTCCATATTCAGGGCAATCTTTTGACTACTCGAGGAGATACGCTCCGGCATGACGACCCGCCGGTCAAGGCCTCTGATCTCGTGGGGCAGGTGCTTTCACTGGTTCGTAAGGGACAACGGGTGAATCTACGCCAATCCTCGTGGCAGTGCATCAGCGCGTCACTTCTGCGGCACTCGGACCTCTGCCTGCGCATGACGCTGCGTCTGGGGCTTCGCCTGCGGCGGCAGGGAACTGAGGAGATGGCATGA
- a CDS encoding bifunctional glycosyltransferase/class I SAM-dependent methyltransferase yields the protein MSVQDQRLLEPMQRWSHVTMMEGPISTSFSLSVLVPVYNERYLVEPSLRRLLALQDPIIHSMEVIVVDDCSTDGSREILQQIASEDDRVVLLRHERNMGKGAALRTALEKATGEISIVHDSDLEYNPADIPLLLKPFATESADAVFGSRYLSSHYRRALMFRHTLSNKALTFLANIFTDLNLSDIETCYKAIRTPLFQSIPLRHNDFRFEIEIAFKLAKRRARIFEAPISYLARSYQEGKKIGHKDIWLALSAILHFWFIDDIYKEDQYGSQILASLEKARRFNLWMGQTLAPYVGDRVLEIGSGIGTLTGQFIPRELYLASDINPSYLSYLRSYSVGKPYLRVRHIDAGVPGDFASTEGQFDTVLMVNVLEHVPNEQITLENIKSSLMPGGRAVILVPQHPALYGTLDHALDHRERYTPQSLRQGLEQAGFQVERIFDFNRFSVPGWWFNGKVLKRKTFSPVQLKVLQMLMPVLRRLDPILPWGGLSLIAVATKPQA from the coding sequence ATGAGCGTGCAGGATCAGAGACTGTTGGAACCGATGCAGAGATGGTCGCATGTGACCATGATGGAAGGCCCCATCAGCACGTCCTTCAGCCTGAGCGTTCTGGTGCCGGTTTACAACGAGCGTTATCTCGTCGAACCCAGCTTGCGCCGCCTGCTCGCCTTGCAGGACCCTATCATCCACAGCATGGAAGTCATCGTTGTCGACGATTGCAGCACGGATGGAAGCCGGGAGATTCTGCAGCAGATCGCCTCCGAGGATGACCGCGTCGTTCTGTTGCGGCACGAGCGCAACATGGGCAAAGGGGCAGCGCTGCGCACCGCGCTGGAGAAAGCCACCGGCGAAATCAGCATCGTGCACGATTCCGACCTCGAATACAATCCGGCGGATATCCCTCTTCTGTTGAAACCGTTCGCAACCGAGTCTGCGGATGCCGTATTCGGATCGCGATATCTTTCGTCGCATTATCGCCGCGCGCTCATGTTCCGGCACACCTTGTCGAACAAGGCGCTTACTTTTCTGGCCAATATCTTCACCGACCTGAACCTGAGCGACATCGAGACCTGCTACAAGGCGATCCGCACGCCTCTGTTCCAATCGATCCCGCTGCGCCACAACGATTTTCGCTTCGAAATAGAAATAGCTTTCAAGCTGGCGAAGCGGCGCGCACGCATCTTCGAGGCGCCCATCAGCTATCTTGCCCGAAGCTACCAGGAAGGCAAGAAGATAGGCCATAAGGATATATGGCTCGCCCTGTCCGCGATCCTGCACTTCTGGTTCATCGACGATATCTACAAGGAAGATCAGTACGGTTCGCAGATCCTCGCGAGTCTGGAAAAGGCACGCAGGTTCAACCTATGGATGGGGCAGACACTGGCGCCGTATGTAGGCGATCGCGTGCTGGAAATTGGCTCGGGCATCGGCACATTGACCGGGCAGTTTATCCCGCGTGAGTTGTATCTCGCCTCTGACATTAATCCTTCGTATCTTTCCTATCTGCGCTCCTACTCCGTTGGAAAACCTTATCTCCGCGTGCGCCATATCGATGCTGGCGTCCCGGGAGATTTTGCGAGCACCGAGGGACAGTTCGATACCGTGCTGATGGTCAACGTCCTGGAGCACGTGCCGAATGAGCAGATCACACTTGAAAATATCAAATCGTCGCTGATGCCCGGCGGACGGGCCGTGATCCTCGTCCCGCAGCATCCCGCGCTTTACGGCACACTCGATCACGCGCTCGATCATCGCGAGCGATACACGCCGCAGTCGCTGCGGCAAGGCCTGGAACAGGCCGGCTTCCAGGTCGAGCGTATCTTCGACTTCAATCGCTTTTCCGTCCCCGGCTGGTGGTTCAATGGAAAGGTACTGAAGCGCAAAACATTCTCGCCTGTCCAATTGAAAGTCCTGCAGATGCTCATGCCGGTGCTGCGGCGGCTGGATCCTATCCTTCCCTGGGGTGGTCTCAGCCTGATTGCTGTGGCGACAAAGCCGCAGGCTTAG
- the neuC gene encoding UDP-N-acetylglucosamine 2-epimerase, giving the protein MSLERKGRTPLRSIGVVTTSRADYSCYRPLLNAFQADPEISPKLYVSGTHLSAEFGMTVRSVEDDGIEIVERVEMLLSSDTPEAIAKSMGLGLIGFGQAFSRYRPEILIVLGDRYEMLAATLAALPFKIPIAHLSGGELTQGAIDDALRHSITKLSHLHFTATEAYARRVIQLGEDPKRVFVSGEPTLDHISTAPRLTPEELRKRFGIDVERPFLLVTFHPVTLEYEDVERQIDELLAALDQAGFAVIFTMPNADTSGRIITARIRQWIQSHPGAADLVDNFGSEAYHSVLCRAIAVVGNSSSGIIEAPSFKVPAINVGTRQAGRIRAESVIDVGNERAEILAAIRKAASSEFRSSLQSLVNPYASKTNSAVSTIVDVLKRVELGNALLHKKFYDL; this is encoded by the coding sequence ATGAGTTTGGAAAGAAAGGGACGGACGCCATTGAGATCGATTGGAGTCGTGACGACGTCGCGCGCGGACTATAGCTGCTATCGCCCGCTCCTGAATGCCTTCCAGGCCGATCCGGAGATATCGCCTAAGTTATATGTCTCCGGCACGCATCTCTCTGCGGAGTTTGGGATGACTGTGCGGTCCGTTGAAGACGACGGAATCGAGATTGTCGAACGGGTGGAGATGCTGCTCTCCTCCGACACGCCGGAAGCTATTGCCAAGTCGATGGGGCTGGGCCTGATCGGGTTTGGCCAGGCCTTCAGCAGGTACCGCCCGGAGATCCTCATCGTGCTGGGTGACCGGTATGAGATGCTCGCCGCAACACTCGCCGCGCTACCCTTCAAGATTCCCATCGCACATCTCAGCGGGGGCGAACTGACGCAAGGCGCGATCGATGACGCTCTACGGCACAGTATTACCAAGCTGAGCCATCTGCACTTTACGGCTACGGAAGCCTATGCTCGCCGCGTCATTCAATTAGGCGAAGACCCAAAGCGTGTTTTTGTATCCGGTGAACCGACGCTCGATCATATTTCGACCGCACCGAGGCTCACTCCCGAGGAGCTGAGAAAACGCTTTGGCATCGACGTCGAGCGTCCCTTCCTTCTTGTGACCTTCCATCCTGTCACTCTGGAGTACGAAGACGTGGAGCGGCAGATCGATGAGCTGCTGGCCGCTCTCGATCAAGCCGGTTTTGCGGTGATCTTTACCATGCCGAATGCTGATACCTCCGGACGAATCATCACGGCAAGAATCCGGCAATGGATCCAGTCCCATCCTGGAGCTGCTGATCTGGTGGATAACTTTGGCTCTGAGGCTTATCACAGCGTATTGTGCCGCGCGATTGCTGTAGTCGGCAACTCTTCCAGTGGGATCATCGAAGCGCCGTCCTTTAAGGTTCCGGCGATCAATGTTGGTACCCGTCAAGCGGGTCGCATCCGCGCGGAAAGTGTCATCGATGTAGGAAATGAACGAGCAGAGATCCTGGCAGCGATACGGAAGGCAGCTTCCAGTGAGTTTCGCAGCTCGCTGCAGTCCCTGGTGAACCCTTACGCAAGCAAGACAAACTCGGCTGTGTCTACGATCGTCGATGTTCTGAAACGCGTTGAGTTGGGCAACGCGCTCCTACACAAGAAGTTCTATGACCTATGA
- a CDS encoding nucleotidyltransferase domain-containing protein: MYSRKPIHENSIHAPLAQAVYQGIEGSEGNLVVQAARVYLAGGDDGGLQTALAQPLHWEAIERIADRHAIKPLVIYVLNQYGAEKIPREVRDRFQQQWLLAARNNLIQMQEWLRLLQAFDAAGLPVISLKGPSLALLAYRNAALREFTDLDLLVSPEDVPVASELLVREGYRLQSPADRSTLLGSRNRQMDFINDDRGTVIDLHWSPLHTMFPFQLPVRELFQSARVEHREGVSFLTLSPEHLLLYLCAHGTKHCWLNLRDLCDVACSVSTQTLDWEQCMAWAKSANCDLVLKHALLLAQQVLGLKLPSQVQQHCEEEVEAQTLAKTASAFLFRKGNDIGYRETLHYHLAFVKSWRAQSSFLFERLFIPAEPDWQQVRLPQPLHFLYYIVRPIRLLLERFSRTS; encoded by the coding sequence ATGTATTCACGTAAACCTATCCACGAAAATAGCATCCATGCCCCACTTGCTCAGGCCGTTTACCAGGGGATAGAGGGCAGCGAAGGCAATCTAGTGGTGCAGGCTGCTCGCGTGTATCTTGCTGGTGGAGATGACGGCGGCCTTCAGACAGCGCTGGCACAGCCTCTCCATTGGGAAGCGATCGAACGCATAGCGGATCGCCACGCAATCAAACCGCTTGTCATCTATGTTCTGAATCAATACGGCGCGGAGAAGATTCCCCGGGAAGTACGCGATCGCTTCCAGCAGCAATGGCTGCTGGCCGCCCGGAACAACCTGATCCAGATGCAGGAGTGGCTCCGGCTTCTGCAGGCATTCGATGCGGCAGGTCTTCCAGTTATTTCCTTGAAAGGTCCGTCGCTTGCGTTACTGGCCTACCGGAATGCCGCTCTCAGAGAATTCACGGACCTCGACCTGCTGGTCAGCCCCGAGGACGTTCCCGTGGCGTCCGAGCTTCTTGTGCGCGAGGGTTATCGGCTCCAGTCTCCCGCGGACAGGTCTACCTTGCTGGGCTCCAGGAATCGCCAGATGGACTTTATCAACGACGATCGAGGCACAGTCATCGATCTGCACTGGAGCCCGCTGCACACGATGTTCCCGTTTCAACTGCCGGTTCGGGAGCTTTTCCAATCGGCGCGAGTCGAACACCGGGAGGGAGTCTCGTTTCTGACGCTCTCCCCGGAGCATCTGCTGCTCTATCTTTGCGCTCACGGAACCAAACACTGCTGGCTGAACCTGAGGGATCTATGTGACGTGGCCTGCTCTGTATCTACGCAGACCTTGGATTGGGAGCAGTGCATGGCCTGGGCAAAGTCAGCTAACTGCGACCTTGTGCTGAAACACGCCTTGCTTCTGGCGCAGCAGGTCCTGGGATTGAAACTGCCGTCGCAAGTCCAGCAACATTGCGAAGAGGAGGTAGAAGCGCAGACGCTCGCCAAGACAGCATCGGCATTTCTGTTTCGCAAAGGCAACGATATCGGCTATCGCGAAACCTTGCACTACCACCTGGCCTTTGTAAAAAGCTGGCGCGCTCAGAGCAGCTTCCTCTTCGAACGTCTATTTATTCCCGCAGAGCCGGATTGGCAGCAGGTGCGGTTACCGCAGCCGCTACATTTTCTGTATTACATCGTCAGGCCCATAAGGCTTTTGCTCGAACGTTTTTCCAGGACATCTTAG
- a CDS encoding GNAT family N-acetyltransferase, giving the protein MQKSALELLTVADSERWSTLVVHSATPDVYYLPAYVHATAEIEHTEPVAVVAGQDSCRLLAPLLVRKMTAGVNGSENAPGDVSGIQWSDACSPYGYGGLLPLSNSQTVDADSLRYFFDDLRGWCSSRDLVCCVLRLHPLMNQAEWFLQEEPWQKDLKIDLRGSTVAIDLGRWDDARDCPDGMRKGRRSDLNVARRDLRVTWTSGEDLDVGLNLDRFLALYEQAMENHGAAGFYKFPPEYFSRLASLEQRFSIAFAWLGDQLAGASIFLAGRDYAHYHLAAGNELGMKHKAATLLLVEGAKWARRQGCKLLHLGGGVSPGDSLEDFKRSFGTELYRYAYLVMVTDPERFEQLCQLPNAPWPYNVSRT; this is encoded by the coding sequence ATGCAAAAATCCGCACTTGAGCTTCTGACTGTAGCGGATTCAGAGCGATGGAGCACCTTGGTTGTTCATTCCGCCACGCCTGATGTCTACTACTTGCCTGCATACGTCCACGCAACGGCAGAGATCGAACACACGGAGCCTGTGGCTGTCGTCGCAGGACAGGATTCCTGCCGGCTCCTCGCGCCCTTACTGGTTCGCAAGATGACAGCCGGGGTGAACGGTTCAGAGAATGCGCCGGGAGACGTCTCCGGCATCCAGTGGAGCGATGCTTGTTCTCCCTATGGCTATGGAGGTCTCCTGCCTCTATCGAACAGCCAGACAGTGGATGCCGACAGCCTGCGCTATTTTTTTGACGACCTTCGCGGTTGGTGTTCTTCTCGTGATCTGGTTTGCTGCGTGCTTCGTTTGCATCCGCTCATGAATCAGGCCGAGTGGTTTCTGCAGGAGGAGCCATGGCAGAAGGACCTGAAGATAGATCTTCGGGGCTCGACCGTCGCAATCGACCTGGGTCGCTGGGATGACGCCCGGGATTGTCCGGACGGGATGAGAAAAGGCAGGCGTTCCGATCTGAACGTTGCCCGGCGCGACTTGCGCGTGACATGGACCAGCGGGGAAGACCTTGACGTCGGCCTGAACCTCGATCGTTTTCTTGCTCTGTATGAACAGGCCATGGAAAATCATGGCGCCGCCGGTTTCTACAAATTTCCTCCCGAGTATTTTTCACGTTTGGCTTCACTAGAACAACGTTTCAGCATTGCTTTTGCATGGCTGGGCGATCAACTCGCCGGAGCAAGCATCTTTCTGGCAGGGCGCGATTATGCTCATTATCATCTTGCCGCCGGCAATGAACTGGGGATGAAACATAAGGCTGCCACGCTGCTGCTGGTCGAGGGTGCGAAGTGGGCGCGACGGCAAGGCTGCAAGCTGCTGCATCTCGGCGGCGGAGTGAGTCCCGGCGATTCGCTCGAAGATTTCAAGCGCAGCTTCGGGACAGAGTTATATCGTTATGCTTATCTTGTAATGGTCACCGATCCGGAACGCTTCGAGCAGCTCTGTCAGTTACCGAATGCACCGTGGCCCTACAACGTGAGCCGCACATGA
- a CDS encoding PqqD family protein — protein sequence MRSVYISRATAVAARSLDGEMMIMSARDSTLFTLNPVGTIIWQSADGKMPLAEIVKQKICVEFDADPAEALKDAEQFVSDLASHGILVLSDSPIAQPELHSKTVTRGS from the coding sequence ATGAGATCCGTTTATATTTCCAGGGCAACCGCCGTGGCCGCTCGTTCGCTCGATGGTGAAATGATGATCATGTCTGCCAGGGATTCCACTTTGTTCACACTGAATCCGGTAGGCACCATCATCTGGCAGTCGGCAGACGGAAAGATGCCGCTGGCGGAGATCGTGAAACAGAAGATTTGCGTGGAATTTGACGCTGACCCAGCGGAGGCATTGAAAGATGCCGAGCAATTTGTGAGCGATTTGGCTAGTCATGGCATTCTGGTCCTGTCCGACAGTCCGATCGCTCAGCCCGAGCTACACAGCAAAACTGTAACAAGGGGGTCATGA
- a CDS encoding tetratricopeptide repeat protein, translating to MMEQAFEQGRWRRIFLFVACAMVMASYAWFAVRVYRAQQLADHLDQPSIEKAVALAPQNATYHEQLCRSMLFVSQQTERAVGECRKASELNPYSSAIWLDLAQAYYSVGNIPLNRAAAYKALAVDPTTPDTAWSAANFFLLQGDTNEALHQFAIVLQEEPSLAPSVLNSCWQSLHDIQRMQSILPPNPEVYLAFIKLLLSTDDSNSAHQIWLALMQTKVPFDYHHGLFYIDSLIQAHAVDQASEAWKQLSSMSAALQAYGQPNHLVMDGSFTQDILNSGFDWRYSPVPQIALTLDDTAFHNAAPSLKLVYSLNGSDAGIFQYIAVHPDSRYRLSAWVKSEDIETANGPALTLLDGYNKTVLGSTEETIGTTPWHRLDTELTTGPETKLLLLAIQRHPGETQIQGTFWVDDIQLEPMQP from the coding sequence ATGATGGAGCAGGCATTCGAACAAGGCCGGTGGCGACGAATATTTTTATTCGTTGCTTGTGCCATGGTGATGGCGAGTTATGCGTGGTTCGCGGTCAGGGTATATCGCGCACAGCAGCTTGCCGATCATCTGGACCAGCCTTCCATTGAAAAAGCTGTTGCCCTCGCACCGCAAAACGCAACCTATCACGAGCAGCTATGCCGCAGCATGCTCTTCGTCTCTCAGCAAACCGAACGAGCCGTAGGCGAATGCAGAAAAGCCTCCGAACTGAATCCCTATAGCTCTGCCATCTGGCTGGATCTCGCGCAGGCATATTATTCCGTCGGAAACATTCCGTTGAACCGAGCTGCAGCCTATAAAGCGCTCGCTGTCGATCCCACGACTCCGGACACGGCCTGGAGCGCGGCTAACTTTTTCCTGCTTCAAGGAGATACAAACGAGGCTTTGCATCAGTTCGCGATCGTTCTGCAGGAGGAGCCGTCGCTTGCTCCATCCGTACTGAATAGCTGCTGGCAATCTCTGCATGACATACAGCGCATGCAAAGCATTCTTCCCCCAAACCCTGAAGTCTACTTAGCCTTTATCAAGCTCCTGCTATCGACAGATGACTCCAATTCCGCACACCAGATATGGCTGGCCCTCATGCAAACGAAGGTCCCCTTCGACTACCACCATGGGCTCTTTTATATCGATAGCCTGATCCAGGCCCATGCCGTAGACCAGGCAAGCGAGGCATGGAAGCAGCTTTCGTCCATGTCGGCAGCGCTGCAAGCGTATGGGCAACCGAATCATCTGGTGATGGATGGTTCCTTTACTCAGGACATCCTTAATTCGGGCTTTGACTGGCGTTATAGCCCGGTGCCGCAGATCGCGCTCACTCTTGACGACACAGCGTTCCACAACGCGGCTCCCTCTCTGAAGCTGGTATACAGCCTTAACGGTAGCGACGCCGGCATCTTTCAATACATTGCAGTCCACCCTGACTCACGTTATCGCCTTTCGGCATGGGTGAAGAGCGAGGATATCGAAACCGCGAACGGCCCGGCGCTTACTTTGCTGGATGGCTATAACAAGACGGTGCTTGGATCTACGGAAGAAACGATCGGCACTACACCTTGGCATCGCCTGGATACAGAACTGACAACCGGACCTGAAACAAAGCTTCTACTGCTGGCCATACAGCGTCATCCCGGGGAGACACAGATTCAAGGAACGTTCTGGGTGGACGACATCCAACTGGAGCCTATGCAGCCTTGA
- a CDS encoding polysaccharide biosynthesis protein, producing MRPLSIHLSREGYRSTWRFFDVRDGLFLAFRSLPVTVLLLLVRWQEPKALPIVPYSVLILEFGIFLVFACTLRLTRRLINDAAHTPVDRPRALIVGSETTLATAVHHLHTSNEAHVLGLVSEDVRLAGANIAGRPVLGHPDSLASLLVSHRIEVVVLSGANLRCAAQVIRDASLLDVQVRILPSGSELMDGRVKVNREVSIDQLTQGGTKILNAAHPAVVQCFNARTVLITGAGGSIGSEMARQVAALNVDRLIVLDHDENSIFELMNELGDLNGRKVVPIVGNIRDHDIVHQTFKLYSPQIVLHAAAYKHVPVMEDNCCEAVLNNVAGTRELADAAIEFGCERFVMISTDKAVNPSSIMGATKRTAEMLIQQRAIENTGLQTHFACVRFGNVLGSRGSVVPIFLRQIAAGGPVTITHEEMTRYFMTIPQAVQLVLQAATLASRGDVYLLDMGDPVKIIDFAKEIIQLSGLVPGKDIDIKVVGIRPGEKLHEKLWRDDALVTPTPFREVFQVQAGIVPAGFPQLLAELERAARARKSGAEIQELLYQLPIDYCPEKMEVTPMAIAN from the coding sequence TTGCGCCCCCTGTCAATTCACCTCTCGCGGGAAGGATACCGGTCAACCTGGCGCTTCTTCGATGTGCGGGATGGGCTTTTTCTGGCCTTTCGCTCGCTGCCTGTGACTGTTCTTCTACTGCTGGTGCGCTGGCAGGAGCCCAAAGCTCTTCCCATCGTTCCTTACAGCGTTCTCATTCTTGAATTCGGCATCTTTCTTGTCTTTGCCTGCACGCTGCGCCTGACACGGCGTCTCATCAATGACGCGGCCCACACCCCAGTGGACCGGCCGCGCGCGCTCATTGTCGGGTCGGAGACGACCCTGGCAACGGCGGTCCATCATCTTCATACATCGAACGAAGCTCACGTATTAGGCCTGGTAAGCGAGGATGTACGCCTGGCCGGTGCGAACATCGCAGGCAGGCCTGTCCTCGGCCATCCGGACTCTCTGGCCAGCCTTCTGGTGAGTCACCGTATCGAAGTTGTGGTCCTCTCCGGTGCGAATTTGAGATGCGCCGCGCAGGTGATTCGCGATGCCAGCCTCCTCGATGTTCAGGTTCGCATCCTTCCTTCAGGCAGTGAGTTGATGGACGGCAGGGTCAAGGTGAACCGCGAGGTCTCCATCGATCAGCTGACGCAAGGCGGCACAAAGATCTTGAATGCGGCGCATCCCGCAGTGGTTCAGTGCTTCAACGCGCGAACCGTTTTGATCACGGGAGCCGGGGGCTCCATCGGTTCAGAGATGGCGCGGCAGGTTGCGGCGTTAAACGTTGACCGTCTCATCGTGCTCGATCATGACGAGAATTCAATCTTCGAGCTGATGAATGAGCTGGGCGACCTGAACGGCAGAAAAGTAGTGCCGATCGTGGGCAACATCCGCGATCATGACATCGTCCATCAGACCTTCAAGCTGTATTCCCCGCAAATCGTCCTTCATGCCGCTGCTTACAAACATGTTCCAGTGATGGAGGACAACTGCTGCGAAGCGGTTCTGAACAACGTCGCCGGCACGCGTGAGCTTGCCGATGCCGCCATCGAATTCGGCTGCGAGCGCTTTGTCATGATCTCTACCGACAAGGCCGTGAATCCCTCCAGCATCATGGGCGCAACCAAGCGCACGGCGGAGATGCTCATTCAACAACGCGCTATCGAGAATACCGGCCTCCAAACGCATTTTGCCTGCGTGCGATTTGGAAATGTTCTGGGCAGCCGGGGCAGTGTGGTTCCCATCTTTCTTCGCCAGATTGCCGCAGGTGGCCCGGTCACCATTACGCACGAGGAGATGACCCGCTACTTCATGACCATCCCGCAAGCCGTGCAGCTCGTCCTGCAGGCCGCCACGCTCGCATCGCGCGGAGATGTCTATCTCCTGGATATGGGCGATCCCGTCAAGATCATCGATTTTGCGAAAGAGATCATCCAATTGTCCGGTCTGGTCCCCGGAAAAGACATTGACATCAAGGTCGTAGGCATCCGGCCAGGGGAAAAACTTCATGAAAAACTATGGCGAGATGACGCGCTGGTAACCCCCACACCGTTTCGTGAAGTCTTTCAGGTGCAAGCCGGCATCGTACCCGCAGGCTTTCCGCAGCTTCTTGCAGAACTCGAGCGTGCGGCACGCGCCCGGAAGTCAGGCGCAGAGATCCAGGAACTGCTTTATCAGCTCCCCATCGACTACTGCCCTGAAAAAATGGAAGTAACTCCGATGGCCATCGCGAATTAG
- a CDS encoding class I SAM-dependent methyltransferase has product MPENSNEATWDPVWEEIFQRKEWGKYPPEHVVRFVARNFYRATERSGVRILEIGCGPGANVWFMAREGFAVSGIDGSSTAIQKAGQRLSNEGLAADLRVGDFAQLPWPDASFDGVVENVSLYTNPLNSIQRALREVHRVLKPGAPFLSSSFSDRTWGYGLGEWVEPDSFTNIQEGPIAGTGFCFFLKREKVPGLFQDFSDVTIERISQTLDGEQHLVEQIVVTCRKPGK; this is encoded by the coding sequence ATGCCTGAAAACAGTAATGAAGCTACATGGGACCCGGTGTGGGAAGAGATCTTCCAGCGTAAGGAATGGGGTAAGTATCCGCCTGAGCACGTGGTTCGTTTTGTAGCGCGTAATTTTTACCGGGCTACAGAGCGCAGCGGCGTTCGGATTCTGGAGATCGGTTGCGGACCGGGTGCAAATGTCTGGTTTATGGCGCGCGAAGGTTTTGCGGTCTCTGGTATCGATGGTTCTTCGACCGCTATCCAGAAGGCAGGCCAACGATTGAGCAACGAAGGCCTGGCGGCTGATTTGCGCGTCGGCGATTTTGCTCAGTTGCCGTGGCCGGATGCAAGTTTCGATGGCGTCGTAGAGAATGTCAGTCTTTATACAAATCCCTTGAACAGCATCCAACGCGCGTTGCGCGAGGTGCATCGTGTGTTGAAACCTGGGGCACCGTTTCTTTCTTCGTCTTTTAGCGATCGAACGTGGGGCTATGGTCTGGGTGAATGGGTGGAGCCTGATAGCTTTACAAATATCCAGGAGGGCCCGATTGCCGGTACCGGGTTCTGTTTTTTTCTGAAGCGAGAGAAAGTTCCCGGCCTCTTTCAGGATTTCTCCGATGTGACTATCGAACGAATCTCCCAGACGCTGGACGGGGAGCAACATCTGGTAGAACAGATTGTGGTCACCTGCCGTAAGCCTGGGAAATGA
- a CDS encoding radical SAM/SPASM domain-containing protein, which translates to MMSLMQELGQRALDRGVPLSVQLDVTYRCNERCVHCYLDHDDHGEMTTAEMRDVLDQLADAGVFFLTLSGGEVFMRQDFFDIVEYARSLMFCVKIKTNAFMIGEEEARRLHELMVQDVQVSIYSHRAEVHDAITLLPGSLKRTVEGIRRLRAQGVKVIVANVLMMQNLGDYGGVIQLAEDLGAEYTIDPTITPMMDGDRNVLRLGLGVPQLQDVFRNSDLVGDVDEFCAPPPAMHEDVLRELPCSAGHTACYISPYGDLYPCVQFPLPSGNVRSQKFMDIWLHSEQLNDVRSISAADLPVCSGCGHVGSCSRCPGLAYLEGNMRGPSTQDCQKSFARTGIESANMRLKKAGSGSSSLVQIAALPA; encoded by the coding sequence ATGATGAGCCTGATGCAGGAGCTTGGACAGCGTGCTTTGGACCGAGGCGTGCCGCTTAGCGTGCAACTCGACGTTACCTACCGCTGCAACGAGCGCTGCGTCCATTGCTATCTTGACCACGACGACCACGGCGAGATGACCACTGCGGAGATGCGCGATGTGTTGGATCAACTGGCTGACGCGGGCGTTTTTTTCCTTACCTTGAGCGGCGGCGAAGTCTTCATGCGCCAGGATTTTTTCGACATTGTGGAATACGCGCGCTCTTTGATGTTCTGCGTAAAGATCAAGACCAACGCATTCATGATCGGAGAAGAAGAGGCGCGCCGCCTGCACGAGCTGATGGTGCAGGATGTTCAGGTCAGCATCTACTCCCATCGCGCAGAGGTTCATGATGCCATTACGCTGCTTCCGGGCTCGTTGAAGCGGACCGTTGAGGGAATACGGCGGCTGCGGGCACAGGGGGTTAAAGTCATCGTCGCAAACGTCCTGATGATGCAGAACCTGGGCGACTATGGCGGAGTGATTCAACTTGCAGAGGATCTTGGCGCCGAATACACCATTGACCCGACGATCACCCCGATGATGGATGGGGATAGGAATGTACTCCGGCTGGGCCTGGGCGTGCCGCAACTGCAGGACGTGTTTCGCAACTCCGATCTGGTGGGGGACGTCGATGAGTTTTGCGCCCCGCCGCCTGCAATGCATGAGGATGTCCTAAGAGAGTTACCGTGCAGCGCCGGTCACACGGCATGCTATATCTCGCCTTACGGAGACCTGTACCCCTGCGTGCAGTTCCCTTTGCCCAGCGGTAATGTGCGCAGCCAGAAGTTCATGGACATCTGGCTCCACTCCGAACAACTTAACGATGTTCGTTCCATCTCCGCGGCCGATCTGCCGGTGTGCTCGGGCTGTGGTCATGTCGGCTCCTGTTCACGCTGCCCCGGACTGGCTTATTTGGAAGGAAATATGCGTGGACCCTCCACGCAGGACTGCCAAAAATCCTTCGCGCGGACTGGGATCGAATCTGCGAACATGCGGCTCAAAAAGGCTGGATCAGGATCTTCAAGTCTGGTTCAGATTGCCGCGTTGCCAGCCTGA